Genomic segment of Alkalidesulfovibrio alkalitolerans DSM 16529:
GCCTCCAGGGCCGAGTTGACCAGCCCGTAGAAGGCCGTGTCCGCCGAAAACGAGCGCGAGGCCACCAAGCCGAAAACCCACTTGATCTCGCGCCCCTCGACGCGCTCGGTGGTCACGATCTTGACGCGGCCGTTGAAATAGGCGTTGCGCGCGGCCTCGTAGCGCTGCTCGTCCACCTCGTCCCCGGGCCGCTTCTTCCCGCCGAAAAAGACCATATCGCCATCCTTTCAGGCTGTTGTCAGGCCGTTGAAAAACTCCATCTGCCGCGTTGCGGCGAAAAGTTCAAAGCCGACGCGCCATTTGCCCTGCGCGAAAACTTGAGCTTTTCGCCGCGGCGCAGCAGATGGCGCGTCCTCAGCGGCCTGATCCTTTGCGCCCTTTCGCCGCAGGAACCGAACCGTCGGCGCGGCGGTTGCGCTCCGTGATCATCTCCACAAGGCCCGAGAGGTCGTCGCCGCGCGCCTTGCCAGGCTCCGTGCGGCGCGCGGCCCCGGCCGCTCCGCTCCCTTCCCCGTGCCGGAAAAGCTCGGTCCGCATCTGGCGCAGTTCCTCGCGCATCTCGCGCTGCAGGGCCAGTATCTCCCGCAACAGGCGCTCTTCTTCGCTCATAGCGTGTCGTCCACGATGCGGCCCACGGTGGAAAAAACCTCGGCGTTCATGGTCCGCGAAGTAATGGGGCCGTTGCGCAGCGCGAAGGAGGCGTTCTCGGAGGCGCGCAAGTGTTCGAGCAGCCTTTCCGTATGGCGCAAGAGCATCTCCAGCATGGGCACGAACTTCGGGGCCAACCCTGGGGCGTCGTCCGGAATGTGGACGGGCGTTGTCGGGCGCATGCCCACTTGTACCTCAACCGGCCGGGAATTCAAGTCCATGCGGCTTGCGGTCGGGCGGGGGTTGTGGCATGACCGCGCACGCCATGACGAACATCCCTTCCACGCCCCACTCCGGCCCAGAATCCGGCCACAACGAGCGGCCCGCGCGGCCCGGCCACTGTCCCGCCTGCGACGGCCGCCTCATCCCCTGCCGCCGCTGACGCGAGGTCTCGTTGCGCTGCACGGCGTGCGGCGCTCTCTATTCCCTTCGCACCCACAGTCACCTTCTGGACGACGAACTGGAGGACCGCATGGCCTCCATCTTCTCCGACCGCTGCTGACCCAAGCGCGGCGGCTCTTTCCCGGCCGGTTTACAGCCCATGGCCTGCCCTGGTAAAAGTTACTGGTCGAACGGGCTCAACCAGGGGGGAATGGTTCGGCATGCGTCTGATGCGTCTTCTTCCATGCGTCGCGGCCCTGGCCGCCCTTGTCGCCGTGGCGAGCCCGCTCTCCGCGACAAAGGGAGACGTCTGGCGGCCGCTCATGGAACGGCTGGTCGAGGACGGCCTGCCCGGCGACTACGTGGAACGGCTCTTCGCCCGGTCCGAGGTCTCGTTTCAGCCGCGGGTCATGGCCCGTAAGATGATCTCCCTGCTCAGGATCAAAACCGCCGAGCCGCCTCCCCAGCCTGTTGCCCCGCCCCCGCCATCCCGGGCCGGAGAAGCCCCGCGCGAGCCCGCCAAGCCCGCCCCGCCGCCGCGCCCAAAGGTCTACGAGCGTTACATGCAGCCCGCGCTTTTGGCCAACGCCCAACGCTTCATGGAGGACCACACCGACGTCCTGCAGGCGGCCGAGAACGAGCGCGGCGTGGAGCGAGAGGTGCTGGTGGCCATCATGCTCGTGGAGACGCGGCTGGGCTCCTATCTGGGCAAGGGCAACGCCTTCGTGAACCTGGCCTCCATGGCCCTGGCCGAAGATTTCCTGCTCGTGCAGGCCTATCTGCCCATGAACTCCCTGACCCCGGACCTGCGCCAATGGCTGGTCCGGCGCACGCTCCAAAAGGCCAACTGGGCCTACGAGGAACTGCTGGCCTTCATCAGCTTCGCCATGGCCTCGGGGCTCGATCCGCTGAACGTGCCCAGTTCCCCCTACGGAGCCATCGGCCTTTGCCAGTTCATGCCCTCCAACGCCGTGCGCTTCGGGGTGGACGGCGACGGCGACGGCACGGTCGATCTCTTCTCGCCCGCCGACGCACTACACTCCATCGCCAACTACCTGGCCTTCCACGGCTGGCGGCCGGGCCTCTCCGAGGAGCGCCAGGAGCGGCTGATCATGCATTACAACCGCGACAGCCGCTACGCGCGCACCGTGGTCGTCATCGCCCAGCACCTGGCCAAGGCCAGGGCCGCCCGCCAGGGCTGACGCCCGGCGCTTTTCGTCAAGAGGAGAAACGGCCCGGACTCAGGCGTCTCTTTCGGGCGGCACGCGCACGCGCGAAAGCACCACCATGCCCAGAAGGAAGAAGACCGCAATGACCAGCAC
This window contains:
- a CDS encoding lytic murein transglycosylase, which produces MRLMRLLPCVAALAALVAVASPLSATKGDVWRPLMERLVEDGLPGDYVERLFARSEVSFQPRVMARKMISLLRIKTAEPPPQPVAPPPPSRAGEAPREPAKPAPPPRPKVYERYMQPALLANAQRFMEDHTDVLQAAENERGVEREVLVAIMLVETRLGSYLGKGNAFVNLASMALAEDFLLVQAYLPMNSLTPDLRQWLVRRTLQKANWAYEELLAFISFAMASGLDPLNVPSSPYGAIGLCQFMPSNAVRFGVDGDGDGTVDLFSPADALHSIANYLAFHGWRPGLSEERQERLIMHYNRDSRYARTVVVIAQHLAKARAARQG